Proteins from a genomic interval of Sulfurimonas sp. HSL3-2:
- the aroA gene encoding 3-phosphoshikimate 1-carboxyvinyltransferase gives MKNVKVYPSKEFVFTTDKIASDKSISHRSVMFAMLADGESTVKNFLRAEDTLNSLEIVKNLGAKVVDDGDVIKISSSGIKESENILDCGNSGTGIRLFCGLLSSAEGHFVLTGDEYLRRRPMKRVTAPLRDIGAKLDGRNDGDLAPLSIRGSSLKAFDYESKIASAQVKSAMILAALRSDGVCTYSEPELSRDHTERMLKGMGADIKVEGLKTTITPLTKLLSPLDIRVPADPSSAFFFAVAAAITPDSSVTLQGVTLNKTRIEAFKALERMGADIRYDLTDDKYEPIGDITVKYAPLKAITVEDNISWLIDELPALSIAFACAEGVSVVKNAEELRVKESDRISTVVEGLRSCGIKVDEVKDGYSVKGGELKSAVVDSHGDHRIAMSFIIAGLRCGMEVKDIDCINTSFPNFFELLQNLTTIEY, from the coding sequence ATGAAAAATGTAAAAGTATATCCGTCAAAAGAGTTCGTATTTACGACAGATAAGATCGCGTCTGATAAATCTATCTCTCACCGCTCTGTGATGTTTGCCATGCTGGCAGACGGAGAATCGACAGTGAAAAACTTTTTACGTGCAGAGGATACTTTGAACTCTTTAGAGATCGTAAAGAACCTCGGTGCTAAAGTTGTCGATGACGGTGATGTGATAAAGATCAGCTCATCAGGCATCAAAGAGAGTGAGAATATACTAGATTGTGGAAACTCAGGAACGGGTATACGTCTTTTTTGCGGACTTTTAAGTTCAGCAGAGGGACATTTTGTCTTAACGGGAGATGAGTATCTCCGCCGTCGTCCTATGAAAAGAGTGACTGCACCGCTTCGCGATATCGGTGCAAAACTTGACGGAAGAAATGACGGAGACTTGGCACCACTTAGTATCAGAGGTTCATCTTTAAAGGCGTTTGATTATGAGAGCAAGATAGCTTCTGCACAGGTAAAAAGTGCAATGATCCTTGCAGCCCTTAGATCAGACGGTGTCTGTACATACAGCGAGCCGGAGCTCAGCCGTGACCATACGGAGAGAATGTTAAAAGGGATGGGTGCGGATATAAAAGTGGAAGGTCTAAAGACTACTATCACTCCGCTTACAAAACTTTTATCACCCTTAGACATACGTGTTCCAGCCGATCCTTCGAGTGCATTTTTCTTTGCAGTAGCAGCAGCGATAACTCCAGATTCATCAGTCACACTTCAAGGCGTAACATTAAACAAAACACGCATAGAAGCATTTAAAGCACTAGAGCGTATGGGTGCAGACATTAGGTATGATCTGACAGACGATAAGTATGAGCCGATCGGTGATATAACGGTAAAATATGCGCCGTTAAAAGCGATAACAGTCGAGGACAATATCTCTTGGCTTATCGATGAGCTTCCTGCGCTTTCCATCGCTTTTGCTTGTGCAGAGGGTGTAAGTGTTGTAAAAAATGCCGAAGAGCTTCGTGTAAAAGAGAGTGACAGGATATCAACGGTCGTAGAGGGTCTTAGATCTTGCGGAATCAAAGTAGACGAGGTAAAAGACGGCTACAGTGTAAAGGGCGGTGAACTTAAAAGTGCCGTTGTGGACAGTCACGGTGATCATAGAATAGCGATGAGTTTTATCATTGCAGGACTAAGATGCGGTATGGAAGTAAAAGATATAGATTGTATCAACACTTCGTTTCCAAACTTTTTTGAACTTTTACAAAATTTGACTACAATCGAGTATTGA